TTAATAGGGTTTGTTTGTGGGGAAGGAGGGTGCTGTGAAAGAAGGAAGCTGATAGTTAATTGTTTAAAGCAAAACATTAATAGTTTAAAAGTAATTTTCCATACCGGAAGATCTCTCTTTTGACTCCACATTATGGGATGTCCATAGGTACCTGGAATGGGAACACAAAAGTGGCCATCAAGACTCTTAAGCCTGGCACGATGTCTCCAGAATCCTTCCTTGAGGAAGCCCAAatcatgaagaaactgaaacatgaCAAACTGGTCCAGCTTTATGCTGTGGTGTCTGAGGAGCCAATCTACATTGTCACAGAGTACATGAATAAAGGTTGAGTAATGGTcctacctctcctctctcctttgggACATAGATAGGTGATTGGGACAGTGAGAAAAATGAAGCTGTCTGCCTCCTGGTTTCTGCCTAAATCTAGTATCCTCATCAGGAAGGCACCAGTTGTGTGTTCATtagtgaaaagtatttttaaaatagcgCAGTCTGTTACCATGAGTCCCCTGTGTCCTTCCACGTCCAAGTCCTGGAGCTCAGAATTTTTCAACTCTTCCCCGAACCCCATTTCTCAAACTCTGCCTGCCAGATTATGCTGCGCAACTATTAATCTGCATATAGCTGTTTGcgtttgatttcatttttttatagtcCTGAGCACCTTGCATTAGAAAGTGCAAGAGAAGGCAAATGAGGTTCGGTCAGCACTGTTCCCCCATCATATTTCTTCCTGCTATTTTCTTAAATGTGCAGATGAATGAATACAGGGCATAGTGGAAAGGGCAttctttattcctctttctttttctttttttaatcaaagcaGCATTGCTGGGGGGTAAGGCCAAGAATGACTttgttttggaaaaataaatgaaccaaatgaaaaacaaaaggtctTAAAAGGAAAAACTCCTACATCAGAAGACACTTACTGTAGTTttgtctccctcccaccccaagtgctttctttcaaaaaaaaaaaaaagattggatttttttttcctggcagaTCTTCTGTCCCTTGTCTCCAGGGTTATTTTCATAAATAACTTGTATTCCATGattaaagcttaaaaaataaaagatgaccaTTGTTAGGCATGTGGCCTCTCTGCaaatgattatttcaatttttggaattattcctgaccctatttggggccATTTATAATAACTCTTCTGAAGCTTTGACTGTGTTTTGCTTTTAGCTTTCTGATTTAAGGCTCAGATGATTATGATCTAATTAAGAGGGAATGCCCACTCCACCTTATAAAAATCAGAACACTCTCTTGACTTAAATTTGTAAAGAAAACAAGCTATAATTTCCTCGTAACTCTTGTATTTGGCTCGATGTTCAGAGGGCATGAACTGAGTCATGAAGTTTATCACATGTGCCTTTGAATAATGCTAACGACAGCAGCCACGTAGGTTCAGAAAACCTGTGTTTGAGGGCTGCTTCTGACGCATAGTGACTATGTGACCTTAGCCAGGTCATCCCGTCTCAAAGGCCATTAGTTGCCGATGAAAAGCTGGATTTTGTTGTTCGAAGATGAAATCCTAAATCCAGCACAAATGATAATTTACATTCCTGTGGTACTTTGGTCTCTGGAGCTCAATAGTCCCCCAAAAACCTGTGTGTTAAGAGAGCCtcggggggaaaaaaaaaatgaagaatgttaaATCTAGaactaattggaaaaaaaaagagagagagagagagagagagagagagcctcgGACCACTAGGTGGCGCAATGGATGGAGCACAGGGCTTggaatcatcttcatgagttcaaatccagccccagacacttattagcccgGCAACCCCGGCCCAGTCCCTTAACTGTGTCTGAGCCAGGAATTAAACCCAGACTATAATATGCAACTTATTTCAGTTGAGTTTTAGCTATGATTTGCTGAGCTTTGGGTTCACCATCCCTTTGTCCAACGGGCATCTTTATTCCTTGTGAAaaaccattaaaatattttaagtggaGGCATCCATTCCCGTGTAAAAATATATccccattctgaaaaaaaaaaaaccaatttagTAACAGCTGTGCGGGCACTTTTCCTTCCTAGGGAGTTTGCTGGATTTCCTAAAAGATGGCGAAGGGAGAGCTCTGAAATTGCCCAACCTGGTGGACATGGCCGCCCAGGTAAGGTTGCCCATCCCGCCGAGACCATCGAGGGGACCGAGGAGCGTGGCCGGCGGGGCTGCTCACTCTCTGTGGTGTTTAACAGGTGGCCGCGGGCATGGCTTACATCGAGCGAATGAACTACATCCATCGAGATCTGCGATCTGCCAACATCCTGGTGGGGAATGGGCTCATATGCAAGATCGCCGATTTCGGCTTAGCCAGATTGATCGAAGACAACGAATACACAGCGAGACAAGGTGAGTCCCGACGACGGCGTCTTCTGAATCGCTTTCTACCCCGTCGCTGTATCGAGGCTCTTTACTTCTTTTACCTCTTCCTTCCCACTAGGGTTCATACTATCCCCATCACTGAGTTCAGATTCAGTCTTGGACACTTACTTAGCCTCTCTTCACTTtgatttcatctctaaaataaatataataagaataactTGTGTTCACTTCAGTTTCACTGCTAAAATACAGATAAGAGTCGCCCCTTCCtgccagggttgctgtgaggagcaaaatgagatcataattgtaagacacataataaatactattgtacttaataattactaactaatcttcctcacaatactatataaatctattttagtattgttagttattattatccccatcctACATAACCCTAAAGAAGCTTTTGATGTAagttttaaaatagaatgaattttttaattttttttatttgtttttaaaatattttttccatgtttacatgatttattttctttctcttctctcttctctcttccctcctagtgctgacaagcaattccactgggttgtacaaatgttatcacttgatccttatttccatgttatagaATGGATTGAACTGatccttcctatctttcccaTCCCATAGACTTTGATAGGCCTGTGAATATGGTATATTCAGcctagaaaggaagagaaattgcTTGTTGGTGGGTGGTCAGCCGGCTGACCCTTTAATTTTGAGGTCATGTTACTTTTCCTTTGAGCATCGTGGCCTTTGGAGTAAAAGGATTATAGGAGGCCAAGGGATCTGTGGATTCCTGTCAAGGACCCACAGAAATACCACACTTTCtcatctttcccctttccca
The sequence above is a segment of the Gracilinanus agilis isolate LMUSP501 unplaced genomic scaffold, AgileGrace unplaced_scaffold22627, whole genome shotgun sequence genome. Coding sequences within it:
- the LOC123254458 gene encoding tyrosine-protein kinase Fyn-like isoform X1, translated to MSIGTWNGNTKVAIKTLKPGTMSPESFLEEAQIMKKLKHDKLVQLYAVVSEEPIYIVTEYMNKGSLLDFLKDGEGRALKLPNLVDMAAQVAAGMAYIERMNYIHRDLRSANILVGNGLICKIADFGLARLIEDNEYTARQGESRRRRLLNRFLPRRCIEALYFFYLFLPTRVHTIPITEFRFSLGHLLSLSSL
- the LOC123254458 gene encoding tyrosine-protein kinase Fyn-like isoform X2 translates to MSPESFLEEAQIMKKLKHDKLVQLYAVVSEEPIYIVTEYMNKGSLLDFLKDGEGRALKLPNLVDMAAQVAAGMAYIERMNYIHRDLRSANILVGNGLICKIADFGLARLIEDNEYTARQGESRRRRLLNRFLPRRCIEALYFFYLFLPTRVHTIPITEFRFSLGHLLSLSSL